The proteins below come from a single uncultured Fusobacterium sp. genomic window:
- the garD gene encoding galactarate dehydratase, translating into MALYIKIKENDNVAVAVKDLKAGTQILDDIIINCDIPQAHKIALCNIKKDEPVIKYGVTLGYAINDIKKGDWINEKMLILPKSPSLDNMEYGTNIVTTLPEPTTLTWKGYKNPNGGFGGTRNILGINTTVQCVTGVVNVAIEKIKKELLPKYPNVDGVVAINHAYGCGVAINAPEAKVPIRILRNISKHPNFGGQMMVVGLGCEKFTVDMLCDEKDITPENVIILQKKKGFADMIDSILEMAEKKLAILNKRKRETLPLSDLLVGMQCGGSDAFSGITANPSAGFAADMLVKGGATVMFSEVTEVRDGVHLIGERCINQSVVKRLTDEMKWYDNYLELGCVDRSANPTPGNKKGGLSNIVEKAMGSIAKSGTSPIVEVLSPGEIPTKKGLIYAATPASDIVCGPCQVASGMGLQVFMTGRGTPYNLAISPVIKVCSRNEMKNHWNDLIDINAGPIATGEANIEKIGHIIFNEIIDVASGRKQTLAEKYKIYNDFCIFNPAPIT; encoded by the coding sequence ATGGCATTATACATTAAAATAAAAGAAAATGATAATGTTGCTGTTGCTGTTAAAGACTTAAAGGCTGGAACACAAATTCTAGATGATATAATTATAAATTGTGATATTCCTCAAGCACATAAAATCGCACTATGTAATATAAAAAAAGATGAACCAGTGATTAAATATGGCGTTACTTTAGGTTATGCAATCAACGATATAAAAAAAGGGGATTGGATTAATGAAAAAATGTTAATTTTACCTAAATCTCCTTCTCTTGATAATATGGAATATGGAACAAATATTGTAACTACTTTACCTGAACCTACAACTTTAACATGGAAAGGATATAAAAATCCTAATGGTGGTTTTGGAGGAACAAGAAATATTTTAGGAATAAATACTACAGTACAGTGTGTAACAGGAGTTGTTAATGTTGCTATTGAAAAAATAAAAAAAGAATTATTACCTAAATATCCAAATGTAGATGGAGTAGTTGCTATTAATCATGCTTATGGTTGTGGAGTAGCTATTAATGCTCCAGAAGCAAAAGTTCCTATTAGAATTCTTCGTAATATTTCTAAACATCCTAACTTTGGTGGTCAGATGATGGTAGTTGGTTTAGGATGTGAAAAATTTACTGTGGATATGCTTTGCGATGAAAAAGATATTACACCAGAAAACGTAATAATTCTTCAAAAGAAAAAAGGTTTTGCTGATATGATTGATTCTATTTTAGAAATGGCAGAAAAAAAACTCGCTATTCTAAACAAAAGAAAAAGAGAGACTCTACCACTTTCTGATTTATTAGTAGGTATGCAATGTGGTGGAAGTGATGCCTTTTCTGGAATAACTGCCAATCCTTCAGCTGGTTTTGCAGCAGATATGTTAGTAAAAGGTGGAGCCACAGTAATGTTTTCAGAAGTTACTGAAGTAAGAGATGGAGTTCATCTTATTGGAGAACGTTGTATAAATCAATCTGTTGTAAAAAGATTAACTGATGAAATGAAATGGTATGATAATTATTTAGAGCTTGGTTGCGTAGATAGAAGTGCTAATCCCACTCCTGGTAATAAGAAAGGTGGACTTTCTAACATAGTAGAAAAAGCTATGGGTTCTATTGCAAAATCTGGTACTTCTCCTATTGTTGAAGTATTATCACCTGGAGAAATCCCGACAAAGAAAGGGCTTATTTATGCCGCTACTCCTGCTAGTGATATAGTCTGTGGTCCTTGTCAAGTAGCTTCTGGTATGGGATTACAAGTTTTTATGACTGGACGTGGAACACCTTATAATTTAGCAATATCACCTGTTATAAAAGTTTGTTCTAGAAATGAGATGAAAAATCATTGGAATGACTTAATTGATATAAATGCAGGTCCTATTGCTACTGGTGAGGCAAATATTGAAAAAATAGGTCATATAATTTTTAATGAAATTATTGATGTAGCTAGTGGAAGAAAACAAACTTTAGCAGAGAAATATAAAATCTACAATGATTTTTGTATCTTCAACCCTGCCCCTATAACATAA
- a CDS encoding tripartite tricarboxylate transporter TctB family protein: protein MKEKKLNWKDNDTILGMIMLFFGIVYGGLTLQIPGTKSQLFDSRFVPILLTVFMIILGGLEIGRGLQKNIATEKEKKEFDTKTVIITFVLIILYILLYSVLGFIITTFLFLFLEMNVLTPTYVRKNQLVYLLISLFFAFGIYYLFYFGFTIFLPSGILYML from the coding sequence ATGAAAGAGAAAAAATTGAATTGGAAAGATAATGATACTATCTTAGGAATGATAATGTTATTTTTCGGAATAGTTTATGGAGGGTTAACATTACAAATTCCAGGAACAAAGTCACAGTTATTTGATTCAAGATTTGTTCCAATACTTTTGACAGTTTTTATGATTATTTTAGGTGGATTGGAAATTGGAAGAGGATTACAAAAAAATATAGCAACTGAAAAAGAAAAAAAAGAATTTGATACTAAAACAGTTATTATAACTTTTGTTTTAATAATATTATATATATTATTATATTCAGTATTAGGTTTCATAATAACAACATTTTTATTTCTGTTTTTAGAGATGAATGTATTAACACCTACATATGTAAGAAAAAATCAATTAGTTTATTTATTAATTTCATTATTCTTTGCTTTTGGTATATATTATTTATTTTACTTTGGGTTTACAATATTTTTACCAAGTGGAATATTATATATGCTTTAA
- a CDS encoding glucarate dehydratase family protein, giving the protein MIKGTPKIIKMDVYPVAGYDSALLTLSGCHAPYFTRNIVILEDETGNKGIGEIHGGEAITEMLESYKPLVIGAEIADYRKVITDIRNNGQKVKGDTGEGLQGLNIANLKFVVQAEAAVECAMLDLLGKFLNKPIAALLGDGGIQRREVPFLGYLFYIADPNKIDMPYLIEENPKDEWEKIRRKETLTPEGIVAQAKALYKRYGFKDFKLKGGVLTGEEEMKAVEALHEAFPEARVNIDPNGAWTLEEAIRLCQDKQGVVAYMEDPCGPEAGFSSREIMSEFKTATNLKVATNMIATNWRQFYHAATERSVDIILADPHFWTLNGSVRMAYLLKDWGLTWGSHSNNHFDITLATFAQVAAAAPGNITPVDTHYIWQDGQGLTKEAPVIKNGVIEITDKPGLGVEIDMEKLMKAHELYKTMPKEYRDRNDALAMQYLIKDWKYDSKKPCMVR; this is encoded by the coding sequence ATGATTAAAGGAACACCTAAAATTATAAAAATGGATGTGTATCCAGTTGCTGGATATGATAGTGCATTACTTACATTAAGCGGATGTCATGCACCATACTTTACTAGAAATATAGTTATTTTAGAAGATGAGACAGGAAATAAAGGAATAGGAGAAATTCATGGTGGAGAAGCTATAACAGAAATGTTAGAAAGTTATAAACCACTGGTTATTGGAGCAGAGATAGCAGATTATAGAAAAGTTATTACTGATATAAGAAATAATGGACAAAAAGTAAAAGGTGATACAGGAGAAGGACTACAAGGATTAAATATAGCAAATTTAAAATTTGTTGTACAAGCTGAAGCAGCTGTAGAATGTGCTATGCTAGATTTATTAGGAAAGTTTTTAAATAAACCAATTGCTGCTCTTCTTGGGGATGGAGGAATTCAAAGAAGAGAAGTTCCATTTTTAGGATATCTATTTTATATAGCAGATCCTAATAAAATTGATATGCCATATTTAATAGAAGAAAATCCAAAAGATGAATGGGAAAAAATAAGAAGAAAAGAGACTTTAACACCAGAAGGAATAGTAGCTCAAGCAAAAGCTTTATATAAAAGATATGGATTTAAAGATTTTAAATTAAAAGGTGGAGTTTTAACAGGAGAAGAGGAGATGAAAGCTGTAGAAGCTTTACATGAGGCATTTCCAGAAGCTAGAGTTAATATAGATCCAAATGGAGCTTGGACTCTTGAAGAAGCAATAAGATTATGTCAAGATAAACAAGGAGTAGTAGCTTATATGGAGGATCCTTGTGGACCAGAAGCTGGATTTTCAAGCAGAGAAATTATGAGTGAATTTAAAACAGCAACAAACTTAAAAGTAGCAACAAATATGATAGCTACAAACTGGAGACAATTTTACCATGCAGCTACAGAAAGATCAGTGGATATAATTTTAGCAGATCCTCATTTTTGGACATTAAATGGAAGTGTAAGAATGGCATATTTATTAAAAGATTGGGGATTAACTTGGGGATCACATTCAAATAACCATTTTGATATAACTTTAGCAACATTTGCACAAGTAGCAGCTGCAGCTCCAGGAAATATAACACCAGTAGATACACACTATATTTGGCAAGATGGACAAGGTTTAACAAAAGAAGCACCTGTTATAAAAAATGGAGTTATAGAGATAACTGATAAACCAGGATTAGGTGTAGAAATTGATATGGAAAAATTAATGAAAGCACATGAATTATATAAAACAATGCCAAAAGAATATAGAGATAGAAATGATGCTTTAGCAATGCAATATTTAATAAAAGATTGGAAGTATGATTCTAAAAAACCTTGTATGGTAAGATAG
- a CDS encoding PTS transporter subunit EIIC, with the protein METNQALSTFIFGFTERALTPTGLHHIFYSPYWFNFGDYITETGNIIHGDQAIWFKMFEEGVKSFSSETYQNAGKFLQGEYPLMLMALPAAALAMYQEALPENKKMVGGILVSGAFTCFLTGITEPIEFAFIFVAPMLYLFNAVFAGISYMALYLLNVHIAKSFSAGLIDFVSFGVLPSFSGYETNYIMVLVFGFFMALCYYFGFRFMIRKFNLKTPGRDIVEQKEDTDKLSLQEVSALVINYLGGKDNIVSVDYCITRLRVEVKDTSLVDEKSFSSLGASGVVKVGKYGIQVIFGAKAQFIAGDIKKILGI; encoded by the coding sequence ATGGAAACAAACCAAGCTCTATCTACTTTTATATTTGGATTTACTGAAAGAGCTTTAACTCCTACAGGTTTACATCATATTTTTTATTCACCTTATTGGTTTAATTTTGGAGATTATATTACTGAAACTGGAAATATAATTCATGGAGATCAAGCTATTTGGTTTAAAATGTTTGAAGAAGGAGTAAAATCTTTTTCTAGTGAAACTTATCAAAATGCTGGAAAATTCCTTCAAGGGGAATATCCTTTAATGTTGATGGCTCTTCCTGCTGCTGCTTTAGCTATGTATCAAGAAGCTCTTCCTGAAAATAAAAAAATGGTTGGTGGTATTCTTGTTTCTGGAGCTTTTACATGTTTCTTAACTGGAATTACTGAACCTATTGAATTTGCTTTTATCTTTGTTGCTCCTATGTTATATTTATTCAATGCAGTTTTTGCTGGAATCTCATATATGGCTCTATATTTATTAAATGTTCATATAGCTAAATCTTTCTCAGCTGGACTTATTGATTTTGTATCTTTTGGAGTTTTACCATCTTTTTCAGGATATGAAACTAACTATATTATGGTTTTAGTTTTTGGATTTTTTATGGCTTTATGCTACTACTTCGGATTCAGATTTATGATTAGAAAATTTAATTTAAAAACTCCAGGTAGAGATATTGTTGAACAAAAAGAAGATACTGATAAATTATCTCTTCAAGAAGTTTCAGCTCTAGTTATAAATTATTTAGGAGGAAAAGATAATATTGTATCTGTAGATTATTGTATTACCAGATTAAGAGTTGAAGTTAAAGATACTAGTTTAGTTGATGAAAAATCTTTCTCTAGTCTTGGAGCAAGTGGAGTAGTAAAAGTTGGAAAATATGGAATTCAAGTTATTTTTGGAGCAAAAGCTCAATTTATAGCTGGAGATATTAAGAAAATATTGGGTATTTAA
- a CDS encoding tripartite tricarboxylate transporter substrate binding protein — MNKKISKIILLGIATIGLLSACGKDGGSAKSEAENWPKRPMEVVLHASAGGDTDFNARTFGEFFEKETKKPFVVTNMPGASGLAATENIKATKPDGYKALFTHSGPMVVNYVSGVAEYDFKEFDVSCIPAVDSGTVLVASKQSGIKSLNDLVEKSKAAPQSIIYGTEFGGYSHLQVLMLQDKAGVELKLADIGSTADKVTNLLGGRIDVASIAYGSVKDYVKNGDMIALAQYNEVRNQNLADVPTAKEQGVDMVMDNPYIIAFPKGTDPAIVQKMSEVAVKIGQNSEYAEKLKNGFSQEVRVLNTQEAKEYLQKIEDTYLQYKDQLRNSTK; from the coding sequence ATGAATAAGAAAATATCAAAAATAATATTATTAGGAATAGCTACAATAGGATTATTAAGTGCATGTGGAAAAGATGGAGGTTCAGCTAAAAGTGAAGCTGAAAACTGGCCAAAGAGACCAATGGAAGTTGTACTTCATGCATCAGCAGGAGGGGATACAGATTTCAACGCTAGAACTTTTGGAGAGTTTTTTGAAAAAGAAACTAAGAAACCTTTTGTAGTTACAAATATGCCAGGAGCTTCTGGATTAGCTGCGACAGAAAATATAAAAGCTACAAAACCAGATGGATATAAAGCATTATTTACTCACTCAGGACCAATGGTAGTAAACTACGTTTCAGGAGTAGCAGAATATGATTTTAAAGAGTTTGATGTATCATGTATTCCAGCTGTAGATAGTGGAACAGTATTAGTAGCAAGTAAACAATCTGGAATTAAATCACTAAATGATTTAGTAGAAAAAAGTAAAGCAGCCCCTCAAAGTATAATATATGGAACAGAATTTGGAGGATATTCTCATTTACAAGTATTAATGCTTCAAGATAAAGCAGGAGTAGAATTAAAATTAGCTGATATAGGATCTACAGCTGATAAAGTTACAAATTTATTAGGAGGAAGAATAGATGTAGCTTCTATAGCTTATGGAAGTGTTAAAGATTATGTTAAAAATGGTGACATGATTGCTTTAGCACAATATAATGAAGTTAGAAATCAGAATCTAGCAGATGTTCCTACAGCAAAAGAGCAAGGTGTAGATATGGTTATGGATAATCCATATATAATTGCATTTCCTAAAGGAACAGATCCTGCTATAGTTCAAAAAATGAGTGAAGTCGCTGTAAAAATAGGGCAAAATTCAGAATACGCAGAAAAATTAAAAAATGGATTTAGTCAAGAAGTAAGAGTATTAAATACACAAGAAGCAAAAGAGTATTTACAAAAAATAGAAGATACATATCTTCAATATAAAGACCAATTAAGAAATTCAACAAAATAA
- a CDS encoding tripartite tricarboxylate transporter permease, whose amino-acid sequence MVELFISGLLTALHPFTLLLMFIGTAVGIVFGAVPGLSTVMGLVLGLPFTYSMEPAVGICFLVSLYIGGTSGGLISAILLGIPGTPSSIATCFDGLPMKNSGHAMKALGMGVVFSFLGTVFSTLALVFVSPLLAKVALQFGPHEYFAIALFAIILITSLSGSTLPRAFFGTCMGMAFATVGLSPTDAVKRFTFGNPQLVGGFNTLTVLIGLFAITEIIITAERIKYSKQQAKIVVDVKNVKGFGFSWKEFIEQKWNAFVSAIIGTGIGILPGIGGSTSNLIAYNVIKSRSKYPEKFGTGIPDGIVASETSNNASVGGAMIPLLTLGIPGDGATAVLLGAFMVQGIAPGPLLFKNNASLVFAIFAAMFIGAFLMLIVEFFGLRIFAQVLRVPKYVLLPIVIVFTTVGAFALASRTFDVVAILVFGILGYIFVKFKVPQSPFIIGFILGKMTEENLRRGLILSNNNILNFFTKPIAAVFLIATIAYLVYLFVKYLKSNKTTIEREMEA is encoded by the coding sequence ATGGTAGAGTTATTTATATCAGGATTATTAACAGCCTTGCATCCATTTACATTATTACTTATGTTTATTGGAACTGCTGTTGGAATAGTTTTTGGAGCTGTTCCAGGACTTTCAACAGTAATGGGATTAGTTTTAGGACTTCCATTTACGTATAGTATGGAACCTGCTGTTGGAATTTGTTTTTTAGTGTCATTATATATTGGAGGAACTTCAGGAGGATTAATCTCAGCAATTTTATTAGGAATTCCAGGAACACCTTCTTCAATTGCAACTTGTTTTGATGGATTACCAATGAAAAATTCAGGACATGCTATGAAAGCACTAGGAATGGGGGTAGTTTTTAGTTTTCTAGGAACAGTATTTAGTACTTTGGCTTTAGTATTTGTTTCACCATTACTTGCTAAAGTTGCTTTACAATTTGGACCGCATGAATATTTTGCAATTGCATTATTTGCTATTATCTTGATAACTTCTTTATCTGGAAGTACACTACCAAGAGCATTCTTTGGAACTTGTATGGGAATGGCTTTTGCAACAGTTGGATTATCACCTACAGATGCAGTTAAGAGATTTACATTTGGAAATCCACAGTTAGTAGGAGGATTTAATACATTAACAGTATTGATTGGATTATTTGCAATTACAGAAATCATAATCACAGCAGAGAGAATAAAATATTCAAAACAACAAGCTAAAATTGTTGTAGATGTAAAAAATGTAAAAGGATTTGGATTCTCTTGGAAAGAGTTTATAGAACAAAAATGGAATGCTTTTGTATCAGCAATAATAGGAACTGGAATTGGAATTTTACCAGGTATAGGGGGGTCTACTTCAAATTTAATAGCATATAATGTAATAAAAAGTAGATCTAAATATCCTGAAAAATTTGGAACAGGAATTCCTGATGGAATAGTAGCTTCAGAAACTTCAAATAATGCTTCAGTCGGTGGAGCAATGATACCACTATTAACATTAGGAATACCTGGAGATGGAGCAACAGCAGTATTATTAGGAGCATTTATGGTACAAGGAATTGCACCTGGACCATTACTATTTAAAAATAATGCTTCTCTAGTTTTTGCAATATTTGCAGCTATGTTTATTGGAGCTTTCTTAATGCTAATAGTTGAATTTTTCGGACTAAGAATTTTTGCTCAAGTCTTAAGAGTACCTAAATATGTTTTATTACCAATAGTAATTGTATTTACAACAGTTGGAGCGTTTGCTTTAGCAAGTAGAACATTTGACGTAGTAGCAATATTAGTATTTGGAATTTTAGGATATATATTTGTAAAATTTAAAGTTCCACAATCACCTTTTATAATAGGATTTATTTTAGGAAAAATGACTGAAGAAAACTTAAGAAGAGGTTTAATTTTATCAAATAATAATATTTTAAATTTCTTTACAAAACCAATAGCAGCAGTATTTTTAATAGCAACAATTGCATATTTAGTATATTTATTTGTAAAATATTTAAAAAGTAATAAAACAACAATAGAAAGAGAAATGGAGGCATAG
- a CDS encoding LysR family transcriptional regulator: MDLKQLEYILEIAKEKNITHAAEKIFISQSALNQQLLKLEKELGAKLFYRYRNSWELTDVGRVYLENAEKILRIKKETYGKIEDLLGEKKGKLKVGIPQGRWIELFIYIYTNLKEKYPKIQIEPVELNVQELQRKISIGDIDIGIVSLEKKQQTKDKYLTLYREDLVLILPKNYKKVINFDENKIVDISSLKEEEFILPTTVSTSREIINEVFNLEKITPKVIFETSSMESLVKAVISGIGCGIVPYYYAEKYKEKLKIYKLKNQPQWDIAISYQKNTYISQILKDFIKYAKEFFISKEIII, from the coding sequence ATGGATTTAAAGCAGTTAGAATATATCTTAGAAATAGCTAAAGAGAAAAATATAACACATGCAGCAGAAAAAATATTTATTTCCCAATCAGCCTTAAACCAACAATTATTAAAATTAGAAAAGGAATTAGGAGCAAAACTTTTTTATAGATATAGAAATAGTTGGGAACTTACAGATGTAGGAAGAGTTTATTTAGAAAATGCAGAAAAAATATTAAGAATAAAAAAGGAAACTTATGGAAAAATAGAAGATTTATTGGGAGAAAAAAAGGGAAAATTAAAAGTAGGAATTCCACAAGGTCGTTGGATAGAGTTATTTATTTATATATATACAAATTTAAAGGAAAAATATCCTAAAATCCAAATAGAACCAGTTGAATTAAATGTACAAGAGTTACAAAGAAAAATATCAATTGGAGATATAGATATTGGAATAGTTTCTTTAGAGAAAAAGCAACAAACAAAAGATAAATACCTCACTCTATATAGAGAGGATTTAGTTCTAATTTTACCTAAAAATTATAAAAAAGTAATAAATTTTGATGAAAATAAAATAGTAGATATATCTTCTTTAAAAGAAGAAGAATTTATATTACCAACAACTGTATCAACAAGTAGAGAGATTATAAATGAAGTATTTAATTTAGAAAAAATTACACCTAAAGTTATATTTGAAACTTCATCAATGGAAAGTTTGGTAAAGGCAGTAATTTCAGGAATTGGATGTGGTATAGTTCCATATTATTATGCTGAAAAGTATAAAGAAAAATTAAAAATATATAAATTGAAGAACCAACCTCAATGGGATATAGCTATTAGTTATCAAAAAAATACTTATATATCTCAAATTTTAAAAGATTTTATAAAATATGCTAAAGAATTTTTTATATCTAAGGAAATTATAATTTGA